The segment ATAAATATCTCAGCTAACTCCATATCTAACGGATATGTTCTTGATTATATTGAGAAAATTCCTGAAGATTTTAAAAAACATATTAATATAGAGATAACTGAGAGAGTATTTCTAAACAATGTTGAAAATACCTTAGAAGTAATGAATGAGCTAAAAAGTAAAGGATTCAAGATTGAGATTGACGATTTTGGTACAGGTTTTTCAAGCCTTGGTTTTATTGATAAAGTGCCTGCAGATTTTTTAAAGATTGATATGACATTTGTAAGGAAAATGATTGAAAGCAACAAAATCAAAGGTATTGTAAAAACTATTATAGAGTTATCCAACAATCTTGGTATCCAAACAATTGCTGAGGGTGTTGAGACAAAAGAGCAGGTAGATTTGCTGAGTGAGCTTGGTTGCAAGTATTTACAGGGTTATTATTTTGCAAAACCTATGCCTTTGGAAGATGCTTTAGAGTTATTCAAAAGACAAATTTGACTTTTTTTATCGGGAGTAAACTTCCCCTTGAAAAAATCTATTAAAATACCATACTTTGAAAGTATGGTTTATGTTAAAATATAATATGTAAGGGGGATTTATGAAATTTATAAGGATTTTAGTATTGTTTCTTTTGGTAACCGGAGTAAGTTTTGCGGGGGATTTTGTTGAATATGGTTATGACGGCAAAACTTATGAGGGATATTATGCAAAGGTAAAGGATAGCTCACCTCTAATTTTTATGGTCCACGATTGGGATGGTATTACTGACTATGAATTAAAACGGGCTGATATGCTTAATGATTTAGGCTATTCTGTTTTTGTAATAGATATGTTTGGAAAAGGTGTAAAGCCTGTTACCGTAGATGAAAAGAGAGCGTTAACCGGAGCACTTTACAAAGACAGAAAGAGGATGAGAGGTATTTTGTATACTGCCTATGACAAAGCTGTTTCTCTAAAGGCAAATGTTAAAAATTCCATTGGTATGGGTTACTGTTTTGGCGGTACTGTAATACTTGAGTTTGCAAGAAGTGGGGCTGATTTGAAAGCTTTTGTACCATTCCATGGTGGTCTTGCAACACCTGAAGGGCAAGATTATTCAAATGTAAAAGGTCAAATCCTTGTTTTCCATGGTAGCGCGGATACGGCTGTCAAAATTGAGGATTTTGCCAATCTTGTAAAAGAGCTTGAAGCAAATCATGTTAAACATGAAATGATTACGTACAGTGGTGCACCTCATGCTTTTACTGTTTTTGGCAGTGACAGATACAGGGAAGATGCTGATAAAAAATCATGGAAAAGGTTTACAGAATTTTTACAGGAAGTTTTTTAAAGTTAGTTTTGGGGTACACATACCTTTAGTGTACCCTTATTACTTTTTATT is part of the Deferrivibrio essentukiensis genome and harbors:
- a CDS encoding EAL domain-containing protein encodes the protein INISANSISNGYVLDYIEKIPEDFKKHINIEITERVFLNNVENTLEVMNELKSKGFKIEIDDFGTGFSSLGFIDKVPADFLKIDMTFVRKMIESNKIKGIVKTIIELSNNLGIQTIAEGVETKEQVDLLSELGCKYLQGYYFAKPMPLEDALELFKRQI
- a CDS encoding dienelactone hydrolase family protein, whose amino-acid sequence is MKFIRILVLFLLVTGVSFAGDFVEYGYDGKTYEGYYAKVKDSSPLIFMVHDWDGITDYELKRADMLNDLGYSVFVIDMFGKGVKPVTVDEKRALTGALYKDRKRMRGILYTAYDKAVSLKANVKNSIGMGYCFGGTVILEFARSGADLKAFVPFHGGLATPEGQDYSNVKGQILVFHGSADTAVKIEDFANLVKELEANHVKHEMITYSGAPHAFTVFGSDRYREDADKKSWKRFTEFLQEVF